CCAGGTGCTCACCAAACTGCTCCATCACTTGTCCTCAGTaggacagaggagagaaaatacaacaaagaaGCTTGTGCATCAAGATAAGGACAGAGATAAATCACTTGCCAATTACCATCGTGGACAAAACAGACTTGGGGAAATCAGTTTGATACAGTGCTAATCAATAACCAAGTAGAATAATCAGAAATAAGAGCAAATGTGGAAATATTTCATCCCTattcctcccttcttcccaggTTTAGCTCTACTTCCAACTTCTTTACCTCCTCCCTTCAAGCAGCACGGAGGGATGGGGAGTGGGGTTTGTGGTCAGTTCATAAACCTTTGCCTCTCCCACTCATTCTTTTCACactctttccctgctccagagtggggtccctcctGTGGAAGATAGTATGTCATGAACTTCCCAAATGTGCAtccttcccacaggctgcaCTGCTTCCCAAACATTCTCCAGCACAAGCTCCTCTCTACAGAGTCACAGGTTCTACAAGGAGCCTGCTTCAGCGTGGCCCTTCAGTGTCACAGCCTTCTTTAAAGCATGTTGCAGGCCTTCTTcaaggctgtgctgtggggTCCTCCAGGGACTGCAGGTGGATTTCTGTTTCGCTCTGGAagcccatgggctgcaggggcacagctgcctcaccctGGTCTGCACCGGTGGCTGCAGGGGAgtctctgctccagcacttggggcacctcctgcccctccttctgcgCTGACCTGGGTGTCTGCAGTGCTATTCCTCCCACATATCCTCACCCTCCTTTcacagctgctgttggacaATGGGGGTTTTTTACcctttcttaaatatgttaGCATAGAGTTGTCGCCAGCATCACTGGTGTAGCAGGTCAGTCTCAGATTCAGCAGGCATTAGCGCTCTCTTGACATGAGGCTGTTTCTGGCATCTCACAAAAGCCACCcctgcagcctctcctcacTACCAAAACCTTGTTACATTAACCCAATACATCTGCACTCTTCCAAAATGCATTCTTTTACAGATTTTGTAATTTTGCTTCAGTTTAAAACATTGCAACCTCAGATTACAAAAAATGAAGTGTATACAGTTAATGGGTACTTCCCAGAAGCTCTTTATTCAATTAGATTTATCTGTCTGGTGAAAAGCTCCTGATGAATGGATCTAATTTCTCTTGAGTTGCCTTACAACTAAatgattttctttccctggtTTGACAGGTAGTGCAAGTAATTTATTTATACAAATACAAAGCACACTTTCTAAATGTAAGAAAATTAtgtatttggtttatttttcttatccCCTTCCTTCTACCCCACTTGGTACCTTGTATGAGGGAAACTCTAGGAAATTActtttgtctttaaaatgtattaagtTTGGTTTCTAATATTTACGGTCTTCTCTACTTTCATTCTAGCCTTTGGACTTGTGCTAAAAGATGTTATAGACAAATGAAATTGACTATATAATGGAAGtattgaaaatatatatatacataccaTATTTGAAAGCAAGTGGaagtctgaattttttttaactttatctCGAGTCTATATCAGTTCTAAGAATTGtggatttaaaaattaatttggagaatgtaattttgcttttggtactttttttttttttttttttttttttttgctatggtTTAGGCAGGATGTTCTTCTGCCCCCTTCAGAGTTCAGAAATATCCATGTACTTTTTATGTTGACTTGTGCTTCCCACCTAATAAAATCTTGATTATGTAGTGGTGACTATACTGTACTGTTCAGTATCATCTATTTGTTTGAATTCAGAAATACCAAAATACCAAAATCAGGCTTGAAAAACTTTTATCCTGTTTTAAGTAATGTAAATCCATAATCTAGCAGAGGTATTGCAAACTCTTCCTCATtctgctgcatttctgaaagGATGCCCATTGCCATGGAAAATATtgcctttatttctttatttcagattACTACTTTGGGCAACCTGACACCCTCAAGCACTGTCTTTTTCTGTTGTGACATGCAAGAACGATTCCGGCCTGCCATCAAATACTTTGGTGATATCATCAGTGTAGGCCAGCGACTGgtatgtttggttttttttccctgtagtgAGATTTGATTGCTCACTGTAAACTATTATTTTACACACAGTCTTAACAATTACTTCATTTTAGGTAATAACAATGCCTTTGTTATTattgttctttcctttttggtttgtttttttgttttccttttattttaaaatgttttcctatCTCTCCGCTTACAGCTCCAAGGTGCACGGCTCTTGGGAATTCCAGTTATTGTCACTGAACAGTATCCCAAAGGTCTTGGCAGCACTGTGCAAGAAATTGATTTAACAGGAGCTAAACTTGTACTTCCCAAGACAAAATTTTCAATGGTGTTGCCAGAAGTTGAAGCAGCATTAGCAGAGATCCCTAGTGTCCGAAGTATTGTCCTCTTTGGAGTAGAAGTAGGTGTCTTGCCATTCTAATACTGGTTTATAGCTATGTCTATTGGCTCTCAAAGGGGGCATCActtaatgtaattaaaaaaaccaactcaaTTTATATTACTTAGAGCTTAGATATCCTCtacagaataaattattttgtgttgtCTTTAATATTATCTCATAAAAGAATTTGAGATGAGATTCTTGTAAACTACAGGCACGTGTCTCAATCTTAACTGgtatttaaaatgcatattGAGTTTCCCTTATACTGCCAGGGGTAGAAAAATACGTATTTAAACTCTAATTAATTATGAGCTCTAATTTTTTGGTTGTGTTACTTTCATTTCATAATAATGtttttttggtggcttttcTGCCTTTGATTTCTCCCCTGTAGACTCATGTCTGTATCCAGCAAACAGCATTGGAATTAATTGGCAGAGGTCTGGAAGTTCATATTGTAGCTGATGCTACCTCATCAAGAAGTATGATGGACAGAATGTTTGCTCTTGAAGTAAGTTTCACAGTCAAGGCTTTTTTCACCTTGGGCTGGTATGTTAAGTTCTCTGCTTTTTGTAAGCTAACAAAGATTTTCTATGGACAAAGCAGTGGATAAAAAGTAGATTTGAGAGCTCTGATTCTTAAAATAGCATTGAAAATGGAGAAGAAGTACTGGCTTTTTTTTATATCCTTAAATTATGATTTAATGTGCATAACCCAGTTTGGgatgttttaaatttaaaactgaTTGCTCCATACAATATAGATTACTCTgtataaacataaatattttagcaTATCCCTTTATGCAGTGCTGTCTCTACAGCAGGGTAGAAGTGCTATAAACCTTTTGGCTTTGTTGTTCCAAAGAGTATTTATTCAGGTGTTGAAATTCTTGAACTGCAATGAAATACATTATGTGATCCTGTTCAAATCTCCTTGTACCTCTGTCcctccttctgcttttcctcatcAGTGCAAATTAAAGCTTAAATCGCAAGACCCTGATTATAGTAAAGATTCCTCTCCCCCCTGCTTTTAGGAGCTTAGGCAAACTAAATGTTGAGAAAGTGGAGATAAATGTAACAAGAAGATTTAAAAGTGCGTACAACTATGTGGTAGCAAATTCATGCAAATGATTTTTTGATGGCATACTCCTAACTTGCCTACAGGCATAACTGTTGAAAGTCAAAACCCAATACATATATTAAGTATTACAATTTTTTGCCTCAGGTTCTAACAATTATTTGAAGTAGAAACTGATGATAACCACAGCATGTTATACTTTTTCATAGATTTTGAGAAGACTTAATTTCTTAAAGGCTAAAGAGAAATCCCCAACATACAGTGATTGATGAAACCCGTGACTTTGATTAAGTGGAAACCTAATGTCAGCTGTCACATagagcacagggacacacagagagTACAGGAGTAACTGAAGTAATGGACTTCCCAAATCAATGTGGTGCAGCAGCAGTAGGAGACAAAACAAATATAGAAAACCTGAAATCCGTCTGTCTTATTGTGTATGTTTTTGCAACATTTATTACTTACAATGTGTCTGTAAGCATAGAAGTTGGGCCAATGTGATAAAGGTTAAAACTAGTGACTAGCTAGCTTTGCTTTACTTTCTAGGCAAAAAGGTATTGATCTTAGAAGCGTGATTGCTTGCAAAAGCTGCAAATGTTTCAGTTTTAGGTAACTTTTTGGTACACCTTTGCAATTCTTTCTCAGGTAGGAAAAGAAAGCATCCCACACTTGCCATGCCAGCAGTAATACCTTCTCTGCTGCACATACCAATATTGTCCACTTCTTGTCTTACAGAGCCTCACTTAAAAGTGCTACTGAGGGGTGTGGGCTAGAGCCAGCAAGACATGGGCATGCTTGGGAGGAGGAGACCAGGAGAAATGGACATGTATTAATTCTGATTGACTGTGGCATTATAGGGGAGGTGGGCAACCTGCCAAAGTCTTGGGTAATCCT
Above is a window of Lonchura striata isolate bLonStr1 chromosome Z, bLonStr1.mat, whole genome shotgun sequence DNA encoding:
- the ISOC1 gene encoding isochorismatase domain-containing protein 1 — its product is MAAAEPGAAPGGGSVPVLFCFSVFARPSSVPHGAGYELLIQKFLSLYGDQIDMHRKFVVQLFAEEWSQYIDLPKGFVVNERCKVRLVPLQIQITTLGNLTPSSTVFFCCDMQERFRPAIKYFGDIISVGQRLLQGARLLGIPVIVTEQYPKGLGSTVQEIDLTGAKLVLPKTKFSMVLPEVEAALAEIPSVRSIVLFGVETHVCIQQTALELIGRGLEVHIVADATSSRSMMDRMFALERLARTGIIVTTSEAILLQLVADKEHPKFKEIQNLIKASAPESGLLSKV